Proteins from a genomic interval of Kribbella aluminosa:
- a CDS encoding 6-phospho-beta-glucosidase, producing MKLTVVGGGSTYTPELVDGFARLRDSLPVSELVLVDPVADRLELVGGLARRIFAKQGHAGRVITTSDLDAGIDGADAVLLQLRVGGQAARNEDETWPLECGCVGQETTGAGGLAKALRTVPVVLDIAERVRRTNPDAWIIDFTNPVGIVTRALLSHGHKAVGLCNVAIGFQRRFAALLGVTPEEVSLDHVGLNHLTWERAVRVNGEDMLPQLLEKHLTDVSDDLQLPADLVQQLGVVPSYYLRYYYQHDAVVQELLHKPSRAAEVAALEKELLDMYADPQLDEKPALLEKRGGAYYSEAAVALASSLLNDTGDVQVVNTLNNGTFPFLADDAVIEVPATVNAQGAKPRPVSTLEPLYAGLVAHVTAYEHLALQAAVHGGADRVFQALLAHPLVGQISIAQELTEKLLAHNKAYLPWAR from the coding sequence GTGAAACTCACAGTCGTCGGTGGCGGGTCCACCTACACGCCTGAGTTGGTCGACGGATTCGCTCGGCTGCGGGACTCGTTGCCGGTGTCGGAGCTGGTGCTGGTGGACCCGGTGGCGGACCGCCTGGAGCTGGTCGGTGGCCTGGCGCGGCGCATCTTCGCCAAACAGGGGCATGCGGGCCGGGTGATCACCACGTCCGACCTGGACGCAGGCATCGACGGCGCCGACGCAGTACTGCTGCAACTGCGCGTCGGTGGGCAGGCTGCGCGCAACGAGGACGAGACGTGGCCGCTGGAGTGCGGCTGTGTCGGCCAAGAGACCACTGGCGCCGGTGGGCTTGCCAAGGCACTGCGCACCGTGCCTGTCGTGCTGGACATCGCGGAGCGGGTACGCCGTACCAACCCGGACGCGTGGATCATCGACTTCACCAACCCGGTGGGGATCGTGACACGGGCGCTGTTGTCGCACGGGCACAAGGCCGTGGGGCTGTGCAATGTGGCGATCGGCTTCCAACGTCGGTTCGCTGCGCTCCTCGGGGTCACGCCGGAGGAGGTGTCGCTGGACCACGTCGGGCTGAACCACCTCACCTGGGAGCGCGCCGTACGCGTCAACGGCGAGGACATGCTGCCTCAACTTCTTGAGAAACACCTCACCGACGTCTCAGACGACCTGCAGCTACCGGCGGACCTAGTACAGCAGCTGGGCGTCGTACCGTCGTACTACCTGCGCTACTACTACCAGCACGACGCGGTGGTGCAGGAGCTTCTCCACAAGCCCTCCCGTGCGGCAGAGGTCGCTGCACTCGAGAAGGAGCTGCTGGACATGTACGCCGACCCGCAGCTCGACGAGAAGCCCGCACTGCTCGAGAAGCGCGGCGGGGCGTACTACTCGGAGGCAGCCGTCGCACTGGCGTCCTCTTTGCTCAACGACACCGGCGACGTACAGGTGGTCAACACACTGAACAACGGCACGTTCCCGTTCCTCGCTGACGACGCCGTGATCGAAGTACCGGCCACGGTCAACGCCCAGGGCGCTAAGCCGCGGCCAGTGTCCACGCTGGAGCCCCTGTACGCAGGACTCGTCGCACACGTCACGGCGTACGAACACCTTGCTCTGCAGGCAGCAGTACACGGCGGAGCCGACCGCGTGTTCCAGGCGTTGCTGGCGCATCCACTCGTCGGGCAGATCTCTATCGCGCAGGAGCTCACGGAGAAGCTGCTGGCGCACAACAAGGCGTACCTGCCGTGGGCGCGCTAG
- a CDS encoding ROK family transcriptional regulator produces MATTPGTPRLLRAMNDRAALDLLLSQGPLSRTTLGNLTGLSKPTASQLLARLEAARLVRPSGTTAGRPGPNAQLYEINGEIAYVAGLDVTPTRIRAAVADLTGNVVGSYELATPGRSAKGTVDRVLKAIDGAAGEAGLSRERLRRVSIGTPGGFDPTTGRLRYATHLPGWHAPHLLEELAAAIAVPLEVENDVNLAAIAEQRIGHAQEHENFVLLWGEEGIGAAVVINGRLHRGATGGAGEVAFLPLPGTPLVRNVGRNNAGGFQELAGGEPVLELAREHGLKARTPEAAIAAALQTEGAGDAVLNEFAHRLAVGLAAIVAVVDPELIVLAGGVITAGGERLRALVQDELAELAVPRPQLLMTAISTDPVLSGALQSALSTTRDEVFDTAGPPIT; encoded by the coding sequence ATGGCAACGACACCCGGAACGCCGCGCCTGCTGCGCGCGATGAACGACCGCGCCGCCCTGGACCTGCTGCTCAGCCAGGGCCCGCTCTCCCGCACCACGCTGGGCAACCTGACCGGACTGTCCAAGCCGACCGCGTCCCAGCTGCTGGCTCGTCTGGAGGCGGCCCGGCTGGTCCGCCCGAGCGGTACCACCGCCGGCCGCCCCGGCCCGAACGCGCAGCTGTACGAGATCAACGGCGAGATCGCGTACGTCGCGGGCCTGGACGTCACGCCGACGCGGATCCGGGCCGCGGTCGCGGACCTGACCGGGAACGTGGTGGGCAGCTACGAGCTGGCCACCCCGGGCCGCAGCGCCAAGGGCACGGTCGACCGGGTGCTCAAGGCGATCGACGGTGCCGCCGGCGAGGCCGGGCTGAGCCGGGAGCGGCTGCGCCGGGTCTCGATCGGTACGCCGGGCGGTTTCGACCCGACGACCGGCCGGCTGCGGTACGCGACCCACCTCCCGGGCTGGCACGCCCCGCACCTCCTGGAGGAGCTGGCCGCGGCGATCGCAGTACCGCTGGAGGTCGAGAACGACGTCAACCTGGCCGCGATCGCCGAGCAGCGGATCGGTCATGCCCAGGAGCACGAGAACTTCGTGCTGCTCTGGGGCGAGGAGGGCATCGGCGCCGCTGTCGTCATCAACGGCCGCCTGCACCGCGGCGCGACCGGCGGCGCGGGCGAGGTCGCGTTCCTGCCGCTTCCCGGTACGCCGCTGGTCCGCAACGTCGGTCGCAACAACGCCGGCGGCTTCCAGGAACTGGCCGGTGGCGAACCGGTCCTCGAGCTCGCCCGTGAACACGGCCTGAAGGCCCGTACGCCGGAGGCCGCGATCGCGGCCGCGCTGCAGACCGAGGGCGCCGGCGACGCCGTACTGAACGAGTTCGCGCACCGGCTCGCGGTCGGTCTGGCCGCGATCGTCGCGGTCGTCGACCCAGAGCTGATCGTGCTGGCCGGAGGCGTCATCACCGCCGGCGGCGAACGCCTGCGCGCCCTGGTCCAGGACGAGCTCGCCGAGCTCGCCGTACCGCGGCCGCAGCTGTTGATGACCGCGATCAGCACCGACCCCGTGCTCTCCGGAGCACTGCAGTCCGCACTGAGCACGACCCGCGACGAGGTGTTCGACACCGCGGGTCCACCCATCACCTAG
- a CDS encoding IS4 family transposase, with translation MPRGGWKKPETGRRLSDLVSVGVLTRVFPPALVDEVIAEVGRTEQRHRSLPARVMAYFSIGMALYSEGSYEDVLAQLTDGLSWVSGWTETFSPPSKSAIFQARARLGAEPLAALFERVARPVGTDTTPGVWLAGRRLVAIDGMCLDVADTRANHEHFGRPGVDKGERAAFPQARVVALAECGTHAVFAAEIGTYPESEAALAERLLDRLVPGMVLTADRGFFSYALWRKAIAAGADLLWRIRTDKSGPKPIHVEDLPDGSWLAHLRQSHTAAARREEPMLVRVIDYTIDDGRDNPTAYRLFTTLTDPDEVSATDLAAAYAQRWEIELTFDELKTHQRGPRTVLRSKSPDLVLQEIWGHLCCHYAIRSLMAEAATHAGHDPDRVSFVAALRITRQTLAHPGAFSP, from the coding sequence ATGCCACGTGGTGGATGGAAGAAGCCGGAGACCGGGCGGCGTCTGTCGGATCTGGTCTCTGTCGGTGTGCTGACGCGGGTGTTCCCGCCGGCGCTGGTCGATGAGGTGATCGCCGAGGTCGGCCGGACCGAGCAGCGGCATCGTTCGCTGCCTGCGCGGGTGATGGCCTATTTCTCGATCGGGATGGCGCTGTATTCCGAGGGTTCCTACGAGGACGTGCTCGCGCAGTTGACCGATGGGCTGTCGTGGGTATCGGGCTGGACCGAGACCTTTAGCCCGCCGAGCAAGTCCGCGATCTTCCAGGCCCGGGCGCGGTTGGGTGCTGAGCCGTTGGCGGCGCTTTTCGAGCGGGTCGCCAGACCGGTCGGGACGGACACGACGCCGGGGGTGTGGCTGGCCGGGCGGCGTCTGGTCGCGATCGACGGGATGTGTCTGGACGTCGCTGACACGCGCGCCAATCACGAGCACTTCGGCCGTCCGGGGGTCGACAAGGGCGAGCGGGCGGCGTTCCCTCAGGCCCGGGTGGTCGCGTTGGCCGAGTGCGGCACCCACGCGGTCTTCGCAGCCGAGATCGGCACCTACCCCGAGTCCGAGGCCGCTTTGGCCGAACGGCTCCTGGACAGGCTGGTGCCGGGGATGGTGCTGACCGCCGACCGCGGCTTCTTCTCCTACGCCTTGTGGCGCAAGGCGATCGCGGCCGGCGCCGACCTGTTGTGGCGGATCCGCACCGATAAGTCCGGGCCCAAGCCGATCCACGTTGAGGATCTTCCCGACGGCTCCTGGCTGGCCCACCTGCGTCAGTCGCACACTGCCGCGGCGCGGCGCGAGGAGCCGATGCTGGTCCGGGTCATCGATTACACCATCGATGACGGCCGGGACAACCCCACCGCCTACAGGCTCTTCACCACCTTGACCGACCCCGACGAGGTGAGTGCGACCGATCTCGCCGCGGCGTATGCCCAGCGGTGGGAGATCGAGCTGACCTTCGATGAACTGAAGACCCATCAGCGCGGACCACGCACCGTGCTGCGCAGCAAGTCGCCCGACCTGGTCCTCCAAGAGATCTGGGGCCACCTGTGCTGTCACTACGCGATCCGCTCCCTGATGGCCGAGGCCGCAACCCATGCCGGGCACGATCCGGACCGGGTCAGTTTCGTTGCCGCGCTCAGGATCACCCGCCAGACCCTCGCCCACCCGGGCGCATTTTCCCCCTGA
- a CDS encoding DUF2891 family protein — MKYAAAWAGIACEVLDTPYPYGAAHASKGPDDVDVTPDRLHPAFHGSYDWHSSAHMQWSLVRLLTLAPDQVGQRPVDLLDRRLTPEAIAVEVAYLRERPAYERPYGWAWAAMLVAAARDTQWAAALAPLGDVIAELVLAWLPKQAYPVRHGVHLNSAFALALLHEAYGELGRADVVQAVRARALQWYGGDTAYDSRFEPSGTDFLSPALSEAELMRRVLPDAEFASWLAAFLPGLGADAHRHLLEVPVTDDSGDGQLAHLGGLALSRAWQLRTIAPAVPEVADVLRAGADRQVGAVLPTVTDGDFMSTHWLVSFALLADQA, encoded by the coding sequence ATGAAGTACGCCGCGGCCTGGGCCGGTATCGCCTGCGAGGTCCTCGACACGCCGTACCCGTACGGCGCCGCGCACGCGTCGAAAGGGCCGGACGACGTGGACGTGACCCCGGATCGCCTGCACCCGGCGTTTCACGGGTCGTACGACTGGCACTCCAGCGCGCACATGCAGTGGTCCCTGGTCCGGCTGCTGACCCTGGCACCGGACCAGGTCGGCCAACGCCCGGTAGACCTGCTGGACCGTCGGCTGACGCCGGAGGCCATTGCTGTCGAGGTTGCGTACCTGCGGGAGCGACCGGCGTACGAGCGTCCTTACGGCTGGGCGTGGGCGGCCATGCTCGTTGCTGCGGCCCGGGACACGCAGTGGGCGGCGGCGCTTGCTCCGCTGGGTGACGTGATCGCGGAGCTTGTCCTTGCGTGGCTGCCGAAGCAGGCGTACCCGGTGCGGCACGGCGTACATCTGAACTCGGCGTTTGCGCTTGCACTGCTTCATGAGGCGTACGGCGAGCTGGGACGGGCGGATGTGGTGCAGGCGGTCCGGGCGCGGGCGTTGCAGTGGTACGGCGGGGACACGGCGTACGACTCGCGCTTCGAGCCGTCGGGTACTGACTTCTTGTCGCCTGCGCTGTCCGAGGCTGAGCTGATGCGGCGAGTGCTGCCGGATGCGGAGTTCGCGAGCTGGTTGGCTGCGTTTCTCCCGGGACTCGGTGCTGATGCGCATCGGCATCTGCTGGAGGTGCCGGTGACGGATGACTCGGGTGATGGGCAGTTGGCGCACCTGGGCGGGCTGGCGTTGTCGCGGGCTTGGCAGTTGCGGACGATCGCTCCTGCTGTGCCGGAGGTTGCTGACGTGCTCCGGGCTGGGGCTGATCGTCAGGTTGGCGCAGTACTGCCTACAGTGACGGACGGGGACTTCATGTCGACGCATTGGCTGGTGTCGTTCGCCCTCCTGGCCGATCAGGCCTAG